A genomic segment from Diospyros lotus cultivar Yz01 chromosome 5, ASM1463336v1, whole genome shotgun sequence encodes:
- the LOC127801298 gene encoding transcriptional elongation regulator MINIYO-like, whose amino-acid sequence MCLKRRRVGICMRLCKEVYGKLLDELWLSKSKELILDGNEKFSAETGEKYSIDFLRFRSEIYESLAVLWRFGSWQTSCNLSTARLAAWNALSNASVLQLLPPLANCFANYEGYLEPVQDKGRMSETYVKSWFSGALNRSAAAQRSATFMLVVYHPSHIFLGMTPPCECFYCPASKDDRRGKSGSL is encoded by the exons ATGTGCTTGAAGAGGAGAAGAGTAGGGATATGTATGAGACTTTGCAAGGAGGTTTATGGGAAGCTTCTTGATGAATTATGGTTAAGTAAAAGCAAAGAACTCATTTTAGATGGCAATGAGAAATTCTCAGCAGAAACTGGAGAAAAATACAGCATTGATTTCCTGAGGTTTCGATCAGAGATATACGAGAGTTTAGCTGTCTTATGGCGATTTGGTTCATGGCAGACAAGTTGCAATTTATCTACTGCCCGACTTGCAGCTTGGAATGCGTTATCTAATGCCAGTGTTCTTCAACTTTTGCCGCCTTTAGCAAATTGTTTTGCCAACTATGAAGGGTACCTTGAACCTGTTCAG GACAAAGGAAGGATGTCGGAGACTTATGTTAAGTCATGGTTTTCCGGTGCTCTCAACAGATCAGCTGCAGCTCAGAGATCAGCGACTTTTATGCTAGTTGTGTACCATCCATCTCACATATTTCTTGGGATGACTCCACCTTGCGAGTGCTTCTATTGTCCAGCCTCAAAGGATGATAGAAGAGGTAAATCAGGGAGTTTGTAG